One genomic window of Brienomyrus brachyistius isolate T26 chromosome 16, BBRACH_0.4, whole genome shotgun sequence includes the following:
- the LOC125710111 gene encoding RNA-binding protein 44-like isoform X5 codes for MWNPYYNIPFLTTLPLHLENGAEMSRHAAGALQWPPSVHVNQTVAAWRGFPAFPKATQSSNEAKVFLIHRSLYDLIKGPIMLEMTDQKLLDWYLCLPVEDRHLIKENGGLRVFLQKHPALGVTGEVVYVKEEIRGVHRAEETPALTESSHCRSSQCCWCYSPSTSSAARMCGQCCKARASPQEAFLSVEKKVILLPNAFEKELNLRSSDESAMNQQCNYSSTKWMDIDHRGTVRSGNDPKKEYHSVIKEQSFAHGTSEVFQWIPEQEGHAERMEDLLHQQDPDFSAVGEAGFGQKCTEGASQSAYEDCFPWTAQDKARSSRPVTSQRFLAVDGKVAMNQSEEINGDLGGNVMSSSDRQSTRVKKMCSLERQIVQCDAVTSTELSTMDQDAQTLSVSTAEKSTITDVYMADLDYFKQEFIRLKLVEAEVGSLKEKLKSFEGKERSSHQRAVQAELSLLALQHAMCQQYCWGRYCTSLEGSRFLLGKNIMPESMIEVLQILEDNYQEMRKNILSGVALDQLRPLSVDCQKIASEGCYIPAEEIKSAPQNESCSFCEESMLTESSGGGGQGLECRIITSLKQEGLNEKTEAFTHQDSSLFGKNGALPIRTIGAPEPESSTNKSRQEGQKSHSTAAEKDSEIQGEGFFHEQELDQYFLGVKDLPNDSAENNVDQFGKYQSSGVKTAIFFKNVRTATVSVLAPSAPERAVEDLNGHVVKGQSIEGKQIPDGTGLGPQKQACSVKSCRSVGDTPAVVVKGLSPPLEKLVNVLESPTSCGVFVPRRTVADGFGALMAQLSLRHPGLAQRSIMDALLELLAGRSGFLSDLPQETIVEMTSTLLKRAPSEEVSLRVNEDPKWNEPAQML; via the exons ATGTGGAATCCGTATTATAACATCCCTTTTCTGACCACATTGCCCCTTCATTTGGAGAATGGCGCCGAGATGTCCAGACATGCTGCTGGAGCTCTGCAGTGGCCCCCGTCCGTCCACGTGAATCAGACAGTGGCAGCGTGGAGAGGCTTTCCTG CTTTTCCCAAAGCAACCCAATCTTCTAATGAAGCCAAGGTGTTTCTCATCCACAG GTCTCTCTATGACTTGATAAAAGGTCCAATAATGTTGGAAATGACTGACCAGAAATTGCTGGACTGGTACTTGTGTCTTCCTGTCGAAGACCGACACCTCATAAAGG AGAACGGAGGTCTGCGCGTTTTTCTTCAGAAACACCCAGCGCTTGGTGTAACGGGAGAGGTGGTCTACGTGAAAG AGGAAATCAGAGGAGTGCACAGAGCAGAGGAAACTCCAGCCTTGACTGA ATCTTCTCACTGCAGATCTTCTCAGTGCTGCTGGTGCTATTCACCAAgtacttcctctgctgccaggATGTGCGGACAGTGCTGCAAAGCCAGGGCCAGTCCTCAGGAGGCTTTTCTGTCAG TGGAAAAGAAGGTGATCCTACTTCCGAACGCCTTTGAAAAGGAGCTCAATCTCCGCAGCTCGGATGAGAGCGCGATGAATCAGCAG TGCAATTACAGTTCTACTAAGTGGATGGATATTGACCATCGAGGAACTGTCCGAAGTGGAAATGACCCAAAAAAGGAGTATCACAGTGTTATTAAAGAGCAGTCTTTTGCTCATGGTACCTCGGAGGTGTTCCAGTGGATCCCAGAGCAGGAAGGTCATGCTGAGCGCATGGAAGACCTGTTGCATCAGCAAGATCCTGATTTTAGTGCGGTGGGAGAGGCTGGTTTTGGTCAAAAATGTACAGAAGGAGCCAGTCAGTCTGCATATGAAGATTGTTTTCCATGGACTGCCCAGGACAAGGCAAGAAGCAGCAGGCCTGTAACATCCCAGAGGTTCCTGGCTGTGGATGGCAAGGTGGCAATGAACCAGTCAGAAGAAATTAATGGTGACCTCGGGGGCAATGTCATGTCGTCAAGTGACAGGCAGAGTACAAGAGTGAAGAAAATGTGCAGCCTGGAACGGCAGATTGTACAGTGCGATGCCGTCACCAGCACAGAACTCTCCACAATGGACCAGGATGCCCAGACGCTGTCAGTGTCTACAGCTGAGAAATCCACCATCACTGATGTCTATATGGCTGACCTGGACTATTTCAAACAG GAATTCATCAGATTAAAGCTTGTGGAAGCAGAAGTGGGGTCACTGAAAGAGAAATTGAAAAG ctttgaagggaAGGAGCGTAGTagccaccagagggcagtaCAGGCCGAACTGAGCCTCCTTGCCCTGCAGCATGCGATGTGTCAGCAGTACTGCTGGGGGCGCTATTGCACTTCATTGGAAGGCAGCCGCTTTCTTCTGGG AAAAAATATTATGCCGGAGAGCATGATTGAAGTTCTTCAGATCCTAGAGGACAACTACCAAGAGATGAGGAAGAAcatcctgtctggagtggcccTGGACCAACTCCGCCCTTTGTCCGTGGACTGCCAGAAGATCGCCTCTGAGGGTTGCTATATCCCAGCAGAG GAAATAAAGTCTGCTCCTCAAAACGAATCATG CAGCTTCTGTGAAGAATCCATGTTGACTGAAAGCTCTGGGGGAGGAGGACAGGGACTTGAATGCAGGATCATCACTTCCCTGAAG CAGGAAGGACTAAATGAAAAAACCGAGGCATTTACCCATCAAGATAGTAGCCTATTTGGGAAGAATGGTGCTTTGCCGATTAGGACCATAGGTGCACCAGAACCAG AATCTAGCACAAATAAATCCAGACAGGAGGGACAGAAGAGCCACAGCACAGCAGCTGAGAAGGATAGTGAGATCCAGGGGGAAG GATTCTTTCATGAGCAGGAATTGGATCAGTACTTCCTGGGTGTCAAAGACCTCCCTAATGACTCAGCTGAG AATAATGTTGACCAGTTTGGAAAATATCAGTCATCCGGTGTTAAAACGGCAATTTTCTTCAAGAATGTCAG GACGGCCACTGTATCAGTCCTGGCTCCCAGTGCTCCCGAAAGAGCAGTCGAAGACCTGAACGGTCATGTGGTTAAGGGGCAATCCATCGAGGGCAAGCAGATCCCAGATGGTACAGGGCTAGGCCCGCAGAAACAAGCATGCAGTGTGAAGTCCTGCAGATCTGTAGGCGACACACCTGCTGTTGTGGTTAAG GGTCTTTCACCGCCTTTGGAGAAGCTTGTGAATGTCCTGGAATCACCCACATCATGCGGCGTCTTTGTGCCCAGACGTACTGTCGCGGACGGCTTTGGTGCCCTCATGGCACAGCTGTCATTGCGACACCCGGGACTGGCCCAGAGGAGCATCATGGATGCTCTCCTGGAGCTTCTGGCGGGACGCAGCGGCTTCCTCAGCGACCTGCCGCAGGAGACCATCGTGGAGATGACATCCACCCTGCTGAAACGTGCACCCTCAGAAGAGGTCAGTTTGCGAGT AAATGAAGACCCTAAATGGAATGAACCAGCTCAAATGCTGTAA
- the LOC125710111 gene encoding RNA-binding protein 44-like isoform X4, with protein sequence MWNPYYNIPFLTTLPLHLENGAEMSRHAAGALQWPPSVHVNQTVAAWRGFPAFPKATQSSNEAKVFLIHRSLYDLIKGPIMLEMTDQKLLDWYLCLPVEDRHLIKENGGLRVFLQKHPALGVTGEVVYVKEEIRGVHRAEETPALTESSHCRSSQCCWCYSPSTSSAARMCGQCCKARASPQEAFLSVEKKVILLPNAFEKELNLRSSDESAMNQQCNYSSTKWMDIDHRGTVRSGNDPKKEYHSVIKEQSFAHGTSEVFQWIPEQEGHAERMEDLLHQQDPDFSAVGEAGFGQKCTEGASQSAYEDCFPWTAQDKARSSRPVTSQRFLAVDGKVAMNQSEEINGDLGGNVMSSSDRQSTRVKKMCSLERQIVQCDAVTSTELSTMDQDAQTLSVSTAEKSTITDVYMADLDYFKQEFIRLKLVEAEVGSLKEKLKSFEGKERSSHQRAVQAELSLLALQHAMCQQYCWGRYCTSLEGSRFLLGKNIMPESMIEVLQILEDNYQEMRKNILSGVALDQLRPLSVDCQKIASEGCYIPAEEIKSAPQNESCFCEESMLTESSGGGGQGLECRIITSLKEGLNEKTEAFTHQDSSLFGKNGALPIRTIGAPEPESLCKESSTNKSRQEGQKSHSTAAEKDSEIQGEGFFHEQELDQYFLGVKDLPNDSAENNVDQFGKYQSSGVKTAIFFKNVRTATVSVLAPSAPERAVEDLNGHVVKGQSIEGKQIPDGTGLGPQKQACSVKSCRSVGDTPAVVVKGLSPPLEKLVNVLESPTSCGVFVPRRTVADGFGALMAQLSLRHPGLAQRSIMDALLELLAGRSGFLSDLPQETIVEMTSTLLKRAPSEEVSLRVNEDPKWNEPAQML encoded by the exons ATGTGGAATCCGTATTATAACATCCCTTTTCTGACCACATTGCCCCTTCATTTGGAGAATGGCGCCGAGATGTCCAGACATGCTGCTGGAGCTCTGCAGTGGCCCCCGTCCGTCCACGTGAATCAGACAGTGGCAGCGTGGAGAGGCTTTCCTG CTTTTCCCAAAGCAACCCAATCTTCTAATGAAGCCAAGGTGTTTCTCATCCACAG GTCTCTCTATGACTTGATAAAAGGTCCAATAATGTTGGAAATGACTGACCAGAAATTGCTGGACTGGTACTTGTGTCTTCCTGTCGAAGACCGACACCTCATAAAGG AGAACGGAGGTCTGCGCGTTTTTCTTCAGAAACACCCAGCGCTTGGTGTAACGGGAGAGGTGGTCTACGTGAAAG AGGAAATCAGAGGAGTGCACAGAGCAGAGGAAACTCCAGCCTTGACTGA ATCTTCTCACTGCAGATCTTCTCAGTGCTGCTGGTGCTATTCACCAAgtacttcctctgctgccaggATGTGCGGACAGTGCTGCAAAGCCAGGGCCAGTCCTCAGGAGGCTTTTCTGTCAG TGGAAAAGAAGGTGATCCTACTTCCGAACGCCTTTGAAAAGGAGCTCAATCTCCGCAGCTCGGATGAGAGCGCGATGAATCAGCAG TGCAATTACAGTTCTACTAAGTGGATGGATATTGACCATCGAGGAACTGTCCGAAGTGGAAATGACCCAAAAAAGGAGTATCACAGTGTTATTAAAGAGCAGTCTTTTGCTCATGGTACCTCGGAGGTGTTCCAGTGGATCCCAGAGCAGGAAGGTCATGCTGAGCGCATGGAAGACCTGTTGCATCAGCAAGATCCTGATTTTAGTGCGGTGGGAGAGGCTGGTTTTGGTCAAAAATGTACAGAAGGAGCCAGTCAGTCTGCATATGAAGATTGTTTTCCATGGACTGCCCAGGACAAGGCAAGAAGCAGCAGGCCTGTAACATCCCAGAGGTTCCTGGCTGTGGATGGCAAGGTGGCAATGAACCAGTCAGAAGAAATTAATGGTGACCTCGGGGGCAATGTCATGTCGTCAAGTGACAGGCAGAGTACAAGAGTGAAGAAAATGTGCAGCCTGGAACGGCAGATTGTACAGTGCGATGCCGTCACCAGCACAGAACTCTCCACAATGGACCAGGATGCCCAGACGCTGTCAGTGTCTACAGCTGAGAAATCCACCATCACTGATGTCTATATGGCTGACCTGGACTATTTCAAACAG GAATTCATCAGATTAAAGCTTGTGGAAGCAGAAGTGGGGTCACTGAAAGAGAAATTGAAAAG ctttgaagggaAGGAGCGTAGTagccaccagagggcagtaCAGGCCGAACTGAGCCTCCTTGCCCTGCAGCATGCGATGTGTCAGCAGTACTGCTGGGGGCGCTATTGCACTTCATTGGAAGGCAGCCGCTTTCTTCTGGG AAAAAATATTATGCCGGAGAGCATGATTGAAGTTCTTCAGATCCTAGAGGACAACTACCAAGAGATGAGGAAGAAcatcctgtctggagtggcccTGGACCAACTCCGCCCTTTGTCCGTGGACTGCCAGAAGATCGCCTCTGAGGGTTGCTATATCCCAGCAGAG GAAATAAAGTCTGCTCCTCAAAACGAATCATG CTTCTGTGAAGAATCCATGTTGACTGAAAGCTCTGGGGGAGGAGGACAGGGACTTGAATGCAGGATCATCACTTCCCTGAAG GAAGGACTAAATGAAAAAACCGAGGCATTTACCCATCAAGATAGTAGCCTATTTGGGAAGAATGGTGCTTTGCCGATTAGGACCATAGGTGCACCAGAACCAG AATCTTTGTGTAAAGAATCTAGCACAAATAAATCCAGACAGGAGGGACAGAAGAGCCACAGCACAGCAGCTGAGAAGGATAGTGAGATCCAGGGGGAAG GATTCTTTCATGAGCAGGAATTGGATCAGTACTTCCTGGGTGTCAAAGACCTCCCTAATGACTCAGCTGAG AATAATGTTGACCAGTTTGGAAAATATCAGTCATCCGGTGTTAAAACGGCAATTTTCTTCAAGAATGTCAG GACGGCCACTGTATCAGTCCTGGCTCCCAGTGCTCCCGAAAGAGCAGTCGAAGACCTGAACGGTCATGTGGTTAAGGGGCAATCCATCGAGGGCAAGCAGATCCCAGATGGTACAGGGCTAGGCCCGCAGAAACAAGCATGCAGTGTGAAGTCCTGCAGATCTGTAGGCGACACACCTGCTGTTGTGGTTAAG GGTCTTTCACCGCCTTTGGAGAAGCTTGTGAATGTCCTGGAATCACCCACATCATGCGGCGTCTTTGTGCCCAGACGTACTGTCGCGGACGGCTTTGGTGCCCTCATGGCACAGCTGTCATTGCGACACCCGGGACTGGCCCAGAGGAGCATCATGGATGCTCTCCTGGAGCTTCTGGCGGGACGCAGCGGCTTCCTCAGCGACCTGCCGCAGGAGACCATCGTGGAGATGACATCCACCCTGCTGAAACGTGCACCCTCAGAAGAGGTCAGTTTGCGAGT AAATGAAGACCCTAAATGGAATGAACCAGCTCAAATGCTGTAA
- the LOC125710111 gene encoding RNA-binding protein 44-like isoform X2 yields MWNPYYNIPFLTTLPLHLENGAEMSRHAAGALQWPPSVHVNQTVAAWRGFPAFPKATQSSNEAKVFLIHRSLYDLIKGPIMLEMTDQKLLDWYLCLPVEDRHLIKENGGLRVFLQKHPALGVTGEVVYVKEEIRGVHRAEETPALTESSHCRSSQCCWCYSPSTSSAARMCGQCCKARASPQEAFLSVEKKVILLPNAFEKELNLRSSDESAMNQQCNYSSTKWMDIDHRGTVRSGNDPKKEYHSVIKEQSFAHGTSEVFQWIPEQEGHAERMEDLLHQQDPDFSAVGEAGFGQKCTEGASQSAYEDCFPWTAQDKARSSRPVTSQRFLAVDGKVAMNQSEEINGDLGGNVMSSSDRQSTRVKKMCSLERQIVQCDAVTSTELSTMDQDAQTLSVSTAEKSTITDVYMADLDYFKQEFIRLKLVEAEVGSLKEKLKSFEGKERSSHQRAVQAELSLLALQHAMCQQYCWGRYCTSLEGSRFLLGKNIMPESMIEVLQILEDNYQEMRKNILSGVALDQLRPLSVDCQKIASEGCYIPAEEIKSAPQNESCFCEESMLTESSGGGGQGLECRIITSLKQEGLNEKTEAFTHQDSSLFGKNGALPIRTIGAPEPESLCKESSTNKSRQEGQKSHSTAAEKDSEIQGEGFFHEQELDQYFLGVKDLPNDSAENNVDQFGKYQSSGVKTAIFFKNVRTATVSVLAPSAPERAVEDLNGHVVKGQSIEGKQIPDGTGLGPQKQACSVKSCRSVGDTPAVVVKGLSPPLEKLVNVLESPTSCGVFVPRRTVADGFGALMAQLSLRHPGLAQRSIMDALLELLAGRSGFLSDLPQETIVEMTSTLLKRAPSEEVSLRVNEDPKWNEPAQML; encoded by the exons ATGTGGAATCCGTATTATAACATCCCTTTTCTGACCACATTGCCCCTTCATTTGGAGAATGGCGCCGAGATGTCCAGACATGCTGCTGGAGCTCTGCAGTGGCCCCCGTCCGTCCACGTGAATCAGACAGTGGCAGCGTGGAGAGGCTTTCCTG CTTTTCCCAAAGCAACCCAATCTTCTAATGAAGCCAAGGTGTTTCTCATCCACAG GTCTCTCTATGACTTGATAAAAGGTCCAATAATGTTGGAAATGACTGACCAGAAATTGCTGGACTGGTACTTGTGTCTTCCTGTCGAAGACCGACACCTCATAAAGG AGAACGGAGGTCTGCGCGTTTTTCTTCAGAAACACCCAGCGCTTGGTGTAACGGGAGAGGTGGTCTACGTGAAAG AGGAAATCAGAGGAGTGCACAGAGCAGAGGAAACTCCAGCCTTGACTGA ATCTTCTCACTGCAGATCTTCTCAGTGCTGCTGGTGCTATTCACCAAgtacttcctctgctgccaggATGTGCGGACAGTGCTGCAAAGCCAGGGCCAGTCCTCAGGAGGCTTTTCTGTCAG TGGAAAAGAAGGTGATCCTACTTCCGAACGCCTTTGAAAAGGAGCTCAATCTCCGCAGCTCGGATGAGAGCGCGATGAATCAGCAG TGCAATTACAGTTCTACTAAGTGGATGGATATTGACCATCGAGGAACTGTCCGAAGTGGAAATGACCCAAAAAAGGAGTATCACAGTGTTATTAAAGAGCAGTCTTTTGCTCATGGTACCTCGGAGGTGTTCCAGTGGATCCCAGAGCAGGAAGGTCATGCTGAGCGCATGGAAGACCTGTTGCATCAGCAAGATCCTGATTTTAGTGCGGTGGGAGAGGCTGGTTTTGGTCAAAAATGTACAGAAGGAGCCAGTCAGTCTGCATATGAAGATTGTTTTCCATGGACTGCCCAGGACAAGGCAAGAAGCAGCAGGCCTGTAACATCCCAGAGGTTCCTGGCTGTGGATGGCAAGGTGGCAATGAACCAGTCAGAAGAAATTAATGGTGACCTCGGGGGCAATGTCATGTCGTCAAGTGACAGGCAGAGTACAAGAGTGAAGAAAATGTGCAGCCTGGAACGGCAGATTGTACAGTGCGATGCCGTCACCAGCACAGAACTCTCCACAATGGACCAGGATGCCCAGACGCTGTCAGTGTCTACAGCTGAGAAATCCACCATCACTGATGTCTATATGGCTGACCTGGACTATTTCAAACAG GAATTCATCAGATTAAAGCTTGTGGAAGCAGAAGTGGGGTCACTGAAAGAGAAATTGAAAAG ctttgaagggaAGGAGCGTAGTagccaccagagggcagtaCAGGCCGAACTGAGCCTCCTTGCCCTGCAGCATGCGATGTGTCAGCAGTACTGCTGGGGGCGCTATTGCACTTCATTGGAAGGCAGCCGCTTTCTTCTGGG AAAAAATATTATGCCGGAGAGCATGATTGAAGTTCTTCAGATCCTAGAGGACAACTACCAAGAGATGAGGAAGAAcatcctgtctggagtggcccTGGACCAACTCCGCCCTTTGTCCGTGGACTGCCAGAAGATCGCCTCTGAGGGTTGCTATATCCCAGCAGAG GAAATAAAGTCTGCTCCTCAAAACGAATCATG CTTCTGTGAAGAATCCATGTTGACTGAAAGCTCTGGGGGAGGAGGACAGGGACTTGAATGCAGGATCATCACTTCCCTGAAG CAGGAAGGACTAAATGAAAAAACCGAGGCATTTACCCATCAAGATAGTAGCCTATTTGGGAAGAATGGTGCTTTGCCGATTAGGACCATAGGTGCACCAGAACCAG AATCTTTGTGTAAAGAATCTAGCACAAATAAATCCAGACAGGAGGGACAGAAGAGCCACAGCACAGCAGCTGAGAAGGATAGTGAGATCCAGGGGGAAG GATTCTTTCATGAGCAGGAATTGGATCAGTACTTCCTGGGTGTCAAAGACCTCCCTAATGACTCAGCTGAG AATAATGTTGACCAGTTTGGAAAATATCAGTCATCCGGTGTTAAAACGGCAATTTTCTTCAAGAATGTCAG GACGGCCACTGTATCAGTCCTGGCTCCCAGTGCTCCCGAAAGAGCAGTCGAAGACCTGAACGGTCATGTGGTTAAGGGGCAATCCATCGAGGGCAAGCAGATCCCAGATGGTACAGGGCTAGGCCCGCAGAAACAAGCATGCAGTGTGAAGTCCTGCAGATCTGTAGGCGACACACCTGCTGTTGTGGTTAAG GGTCTTTCACCGCCTTTGGAGAAGCTTGTGAATGTCCTGGAATCACCCACATCATGCGGCGTCTTTGTGCCCAGACGTACTGTCGCGGACGGCTTTGGTGCCCTCATGGCACAGCTGTCATTGCGACACCCGGGACTGGCCCAGAGGAGCATCATGGATGCTCTCCTGGAGCTTCTGGCGGGACGCAGCGGCTTCCTCAGCGACCTGCCGCAGGAGACCATCGTGGAGATGACATCCACCCTGCTGAAACGTGCACCCTCAGAAGAGGTCAGTTTGCGAGT AAATGAAGACCCTAAATGGAATGAACCAGCTCAAATGCTGTAA
- the LOC125710111 gene encoding RNA-binding protein 44-like isoform X1, whose product MWNPYYNIPFLTTLPLHLENGAEMSRHAAGALQWPPSVHVNQTVAAWRGFPAFPKATQSSNEAKVFLIHRSLYDLIKGPIMLEMTDQKLLDWYLCLPVEDRHLIKENGGLRVFLQKHPALGVTGEVVYVKEEIRGVHRAEETPALTESSHCRSSQCCWCYSPSTSSAARMCGQCCKARASPQEAFLSVEKKVILLPNAFEKELNLRSSDESAMNQQCNYSSTKWMDIDHRGTVRSGNDPKKEYHSVIKEQSFAHGTSEVFQWIPEQEGHAERMEDLLHQQDPDFSAVGEAGFGQKCTEGASQSAYEDCFPWTAQDKARSSRPVTSQRFLAVDGKVAMNQSEEINGDLGGNVMSSSDRQSTRVKKMCSLERQIVQCDAVTSTELSTMDQDAQTLSVSTAEKSTITDVYMADLDYFKQEFIRLKLVEAEVGSLKEKLKSFEGKERSSHQRAVQAELSLLALQHAMCQQYCWGRYCTSLEGSRFLLGKNIMPESMIEVLQILEDNYQEMRKNILSGVALDQLRPLSVDCQKIASEGCYIPAEEIKSAPQNESCSFCEESMLTESSGGGGQGLECRIITSLKQEGLNEKTEAFTHQDSSLFGKNGALPIRTIGAPEPESLCKESSTNKSRQEGQKSHSTAAEKDSEIQGEGFFHEQELDQYFLGVKDLPNDSAENNVDQFGKYQSSGVKTAIFFKNVRTATVSVLAPSAPERAVEDLNGHVVKGQSIEGKQIPDGTGLGPQKQACSVKSCRSVGDTPAVVVKGLSPPLEKLVNVLESPTSCGVFVPRRTVADGFGALMAQLSLRHPGLAQRSIMDALLELLAGRSGFLSDLPQETIVEMTSTLLKRAPSEEVSLRVNEDPKWNEPAQML is encoded by the exons ATGTGGAATCCGTATTATAACATCCCTTTTCTGACCACATTGCCCCTTCATTTGGAGAATGGCGCCGAGATGTCCAGACATGCTGCTGGAGCTCTGCAGTGGCCCCCGTCCGTCCACGTGAATCAGACAGTGGCAGCGTGGAGAGGCTTTCCTG CTTTTCCCAAAGCAACCCAATCTTCTAATGAAGCCAAGGTGTTTCTCATCCACAG GTCTCTCTATGACTTGATAAAAGGTCCAATAATGTTGGAAATGACTGACCAGAAATTGCTGGACTGGTACTTGTGTCTTCCTGTCGAAGACCGACACCTCATAAAGG AGAACGGAGGTCTGCGCGTTTTTCTTCAGAAACACCCAGCGCTTGGTGTAACGGGAGAGGTGGTCTACGTGAAAG AGGAAATCAGAGGAGTGCACAGAGCAGAGGAAACTCCAGCCTTGACTGA ATCTTCTCACTGCAGATCTTCTCAGTGCTGCTGGTGCTATTCACCAAgtacttcctctgctgccaggATGTGCGGACAGTGCTGCAAAGCCAGGGCCAGTCCTCAGGAGGCTTTTCTGTCAG TGGAAAAGAAGGTGATCCTACTTCCGAACGCCTTTGAAAAGGAGCTCAATCTCCGCAGCTCGGATGAGAGCGCGATGAATCAGCAG TGCAATTACAGTTCTACTAAGTGGATGGATATTGACCATCGAGGAACTGTCCGAAGTGGAAATGACCCAAAAAAGGAGTATCACAGTGTTATTAAAGAGCAGTCTTTTGCTCATGGTACCTCGGAGGTGTTCCAGTGGATCCCAGAGCAGGAAGGTCATGCTGAGCGCATGGAAGACCTGTTGCATCAGCAAGATCCTGATTTTAGTGCGGTGGGAGAGGCTGGTTTTGGTCAAAAATGTACAGAAGGAGCCAGTCAGTCTGCATATGAAGATTGTTTTCCATGGACTGCCCAGGACAAGGCAAGAAGCAGCAGGCCTGTAACATCCCAGAGGTTCCTGGCTGTGGATGGCAAGGTGGCAATGAACCAGTCAGAAGAAATTAATGGTGACCTCGGGGGCAATGTCATGTCGTCAAGTGACAGGCAGAGTACAAGAGTGAAGAAAATGTGCAGCCTGGAACGGCAGATTGTACAGTGCGATGCCGTCACCAGCACAGAACTCTCCACAATGGACCAGGATGCCCAGACGCTGTCAGTGTCTACAGCTGAGAAATCCACCATCACTGATGTCTATATGGCTGACCTGGACTATTTCAAACAG GAATTCATCAGATTAAAGCTTGTGGAAGCAGAAGTGGGGTCACTGAAAGAGAAATTGAAAAG ctttgaagggaAGGAGCGTAGTagccaccagagggcagtaCAGGCCGAACTGAGCCTCCTTGCCCTGCAGCATGCGATGTGTCAGCAGTACTGCTGGGGGCGCTATTGCACTTCATTGGAAGGCAGCCGCTTTCTTCTGGG AAAAAATATTATGCCGGAGAGCATGATTGAAGTTCTTCAGATCCTAGAGGACAACTACCAAGAGATGAGGAAGAAcatcctgtctggagtggcccTGGACCAACTCCGCCCTTTGTCCGTGGACTGCCAGAAGATCGCCTCTGAGGGTTGCTATATCCCAGCAGAG GAAATAAAGTCTGCTCCTCAAAACGAATCATG CAGCTTCTGTGAAGAATCCATGTTGACTGAAAGCTCTGGGGGAGGAGGACAGGGACTTGAATGCAGGATCATCACTTCCCTGAAG CAGGAAGGACTAAATGAAAAAACCGAGGCATTTACCCATCAAGATAGTAGCCTATTTGGGAAGAATGGTGCTTTGCCGATTAGGACCATAGGTGCACCAGAACCAG AATCTTTGTGTAAAGAATCTAGCACAAATAAATCCAGACAGGAGGGACAGAAGAGCCACAGCACAGCAGCTGAGAAGGATAGTGAGATCCAGGGGGAAG GATTCTTTCATGAGCAGGAATTGGATCAGTACTTCCTGGGTGTCAAAGACCTCCCTAATGACTCAGCTGAG AATAATGTTGACCAGTTTGGAAAATATCAGTCATCCGGTGTTAAAACGGCAATTTTCTTCAAGAATGTCAG GACGGCCACTGTATCAGTCCTGGCTCCCAGTGCTCCCGAAAGAGCAGTCGAAGACCTGAACGGTCATGTGGTTAAGGGGCAATCCATCGAGGGCAAGCAGATCCCAGATGGTACAGGGCTAGGCCCGCAGAAACAAGCATGCAGTGTGAAGTCCTGCAGATCTGTAGGCGACACACCTGCTGTTGTGGTTAAG GGTCTTTCACCGCCTTTGGAGAAGCTTGTGAATGTCCTGGAATCACCCACATCATGCGGCGTCTTTGTGCCCAGACGTACTGTCGCGGACGGCTTTGGTGCCCTCATGGCACAGCTGTCATTGCGACACCCGGGACTGGCCCAGAGGAGCATCATGGATGCTCTCCTGGAGCTTCTGGCGGGACGCAGCGGCTTCCTCAGCGACCTGCCGCAGGAGACCATCGTGGAGATGACATCCACCCTGCTGAAACGTGCACCCTCAGAAGAGGTCAGTTTGCGAGT AAATGAAGACCCTAAATGGAATGAACCAGCTCAAATGCTGTAA